In the Drosophila gunungcola strain Sukarami unplaced genomic scaffold, Dgunungcola_SK_2 000001F, whole genome shotgun sequence genome, one interval contains:
- the LOC128262478 gene encoding short neuropeptide F isoform X2 has product MFHLKPQQSQGCGVVLICLVALQMQQPTQAELSPVQGTPLSNLYDNLLQREYAGPVVFPNHQVERKAQRSPSLRLRFGRSDPDMLNNIVEKRWFGDVNQKPIRSPSLRLRFGRRDPNLPQMRRTAYDDLLERELTLNSQQQQQQQQLGSEGDSDLGADYDGLYERVVRKPQRLRWGRSVPQFGANNADNEQMERSQLYNSILNTQKMRRMLMALQQYELPENVASYANEEDTDADLEENTSEFQREARKPMRLRWGRSTGKAPNQQRPTAEETSSVSPKTQN; this is encoded by the exons ATGTTTCATTTGAAGCCCCAACAGAGTCAAGGCTGTGGCGTGGTACTCATCTGCCTGGTGGCTCTCCAGATGCAGCAGCCCACCCAGGCGGAGCTGTCCCCGGTTCAAG GCACTCCCCTGAGCAATCTATATGATAATCTGCTGCAGCGCGAATACGCCGGCCCGGTGGTCTTTCCCAATCATCAGGTGGAACGCAAGGCTCAGCGTTCCCCCTCATTGCGTCTCCGGTTTGGACGCAGTGATCCGGACATGCTGAACAACATTGTGGAGAAGCGTTGGTTCGGCGACGTCAACCAGAAGCCCATCAGGTCGCCCTCCCTGCGCCTGCGATTCGGCAGGCGGGACCCCAACTTGCCCCAGATGCGACGGACCGCCTACGATGACCTGCTGGAGCGCGAGCTCACCCTCAAcagccagcaacagcagcagcagcaacagttggGCTCCGAGGGTGACTCCGATCTGGGTGCCGACTACGATGGTCTCTACGAGCGGGTGGTGCGGAAGCCACAGCGTCTTCGCTGGGGACGCAGTGTTCCCCAGTTCGGAGCAAACAATGCCGACAATGAACAG aTGGAACGCTCTCAGTTGTACAACTCAATATTGAACACGCAGAAAATGCGTCGCATGCTGATGGCCCTGCAGCAGTACGAGTTGCCCGAGAACGTGGCCAGCTATGCCAACGAGGAGGATACCGATGCGGATCTGGAGGAGAACACATCCGAGTTCCAGCGGGAGGCCCGTAAGCCAATGCGTTTGCGATGGGGTCGAAGCACTGGCAAAGCTCCCAACCAACAGAGG cCCACTGCAGAGGAAACTTCATCGGTATCGCCCAAGACACAGAactaa
- the LOC128262478 gene encoding short neuropeptide F isoform X1 yields the protein MFHLKPQQSQGCGVVLICLVALQMQQPTQAELSPVQGDQPMQPSAVQQSSKDSFVGTPLSNLYDNLLQREYAGPVVFPNHQVERKAQRSPSLRLRFGRSDPDMLNNIVEKRWFGDVNQKPIRSPSLRLRFGRRDPNLPQMRRTAYDDLLERELTLNSQQQQQQQQLGSEGDSDLGADYDGLYERVVRKPQRLRWGRSVPQFGANNADNEQMERSQLYNSILNTQKMRRMLMALQQYELPENVASYANEEDTDADLEENTSEFQREARKPMRLRWGRSTGKAPNQQRPTAEETSSVSPKTQN from the exons ATGTTTCATTTGAAGCCCCAACAGAGTCAAGGCTGTGGCGTGGTACTCATCTGCCTGGTGGCTCTCCAGATGCAGCAGCCCACCCAGGCGGAGCTGTCCCCGGTTCAAGGTGACCAACCAATGCAACCGTCAGCCGTTCAGCAATCCTCTAAAGACTCCTTTGTAGGCACTCCCCTGAGCAATCTATATGATAATCTGCTGCAGCGCGAATACGCCGGCCCGGTGGTCTTTCCCAATCATCAGGTGGAACGCAAGGCTCAGCGTTCCCCCTCATTGCGTCTCCGGTTTGGACGCAGTGATCCGGACATGCTGAACAACATTGTGGAGAAGCGTTGGTTCGGCGACGTCAACCAGAAGCCCATCAGGTCGCCCTCCCTGCGCCTGCGATTCGGCAGGCGGGACCCCAACTTGCCCCAGATGCGACGGACCGCCTACGATGACCTGCTGGAGCGCGAGCTCACCCTCAAcagccagcaacagcagcagcagcaacagttggGCTCCGAGGGTGACTCCGATCTGGGTGCCGACTACGATGGTCTCTACGAGCGGGTGGTGCGGAAGCCACAGCGTCTTCGCTGGGGACGCAGTGTTCCCCAGTTCGGAGCAAACAATGCCGACAATGAACAG aTGGAACGCTCTCAGTTGTACAACTCAATATTGAACACGCAGAAAATGCGTCGCATGCTGATGGCCCTGCAGCAGTACGAGTTGCCCGAGAACGTGGCCAGCTATGCCAACGAGGAGGATACCGATGCGGATCTGGAGGAGAACACATCCGAGTTCCAGCGGGAGGCCCGTAAGCCAATGCGTTTGCGATGGGGTCGAAGCACTGGCAAAGCTCCCAACCAACAGAGG cCCACTGCAGAGGAAACTTCATCGGTATCGCCCAAGACACAGAactaa